One part of the Lysobacterales bacterium genome encodes these proteins:
- a CDS encoding type 1 glutamine amidotransferase domain-containing protein, translating into MWRKRWVRWVVGLAAVPLLLVFGLWVWWAGIDFSHSIANPEATRADLRWLPAEAPPSRGRILAVLTSAERTLGGPGRAGFELTELSRAWWVFEAAGFEVELASPEGGAPPKVVDTDDAVDADYAFLNEPRTRQAIESTLRLDAVDPTRYDAVYVVGGKGAMLDLHGNAALQRILAEVYTRGGVISAVCHGPAALLGVELAPGQTLLQGRRVTGFSNAEELFLMDDPVQRLGFLLQDALADEGEFSEAPMYLEHVVVDGRVLTGQNPWSTWALAEATVRALGVEPAARPRGSEERAVDLLHRLHADGYDAARAAKPALGPVDNRLLLMHGLVASMRGEYKRMFDLMRLARV; encoded by the coding sequence ATGTGGCGCAAGCGATGGGTGCGGTGGGTGGTTGGATTGGCGGCCGTGCCGCTGCTGCTGGTGTTCGGGCTGTGGGTCTGGTGGGCGGGCATCGATTTCAGTCACAGCATTGCCAACCCAGAGGCGACGCGGGCCGATCTGCGCTGGCTGCCGGCCGAGGCGCCACCCTCGCGCGGCCGCATCCTGGCGGTGCTGACCAGCGCCGAACGCACCCTGGGCGGCCCGGGTCGCGCGGGTTTCGAACTCACCGAACTGTCGCGCGCCTGGTGGGTGTTCGAGGCCGCAGGCTTCGAGGTCGAACTCGCCAGCCCCGAGGGCGGTGCGCCGCCCAAGGTGGTCGACACCGATGACGCGGTCGATGCCGACTACGCCTTTCTCAACGAGCCGCGCACGCGTCAGGCCATCGAGAGCACGCTGCGCCTCGATGCCGTCGATCCGACGCGCTACGACGCCGTCTATGTCGTTGGCGGCAAGGGCGCGATGCTCGATCTGCACGGCAACGCAGCGCTGCAGCGCATCCTCGCCGAGGTCTACACCCGCGGCGGCGTGATCAGCGCCGTCTGCCACGGCCCGGCCGCCCTGCTCGGCGTCGAGCTCGCGCCCGGGCAGACCCTGCTGCAGGGCCGCCGCGTCACCGGCTTCAGCAACGCCGAGGAGCTGTTCCTGATGGACGATCCTGTGCAGCGGCTGGGCTTTCTGCTGCAGGATGCGCTGGCCGATGAGGGCGAGTTCAGCGAGGCGCCGATGTACCTCGAACATGTGGTGGTGGATGGGCGCGTGCTGACGGGCCAGAACCCGTGGTCGACCTGGGCGCTGGCCGAAGCGACGGTACGCGCGCTGGGCGTGGAGCCCGCCGCGCGCCCGCGCGGCAGCGAGGAGCGTGCCGTCGATCTGCTGCATCGCCTGCACGCCGACGGCTACGACGCCGCGCGCGCGGCCAAGCCCGCCCTGGGGCCGGTCGACAACCGCCTGCTGCTGATGCACGGCCTGGTCGCTTCGATGCGCGGCGAGTACAAGCGCATGTTCGATCTGATGCGCCTGGCGCGTGTCTGA
- a CDS encoding GspH/FimT family pseudopilin gives MRIGFAYRSVRGFSLIELFMSLAVASVLVGIALPSVQQMQERHRFVATQHGLMAGFHQARTLAVTRGLPAGICPTTDGQRCRSGGVWDDGWLVFVDANRNDQRDAGEAVERMHLDPSPALRIHSSAQRPLAMFRPNGGSGASNLSLRICSEDGRLLGALVLNNTGRLRQASPETIGGGCG, from the coding sequence ATGCGTATCGGTTTCGCGTATCGCTCGGTCAGGGGCTTCAGCCTGATCGAGCTTTTCATGAGCCTGGCTGTGGCCAGCGTGCTGGTCGGCATCGCTCTGCCCAGCGTCCAGCAGATGCAGGAACGACATCGCTTCGTCGCCACCCAACACGGCCTGATGGCGGGCTTCCATCAGGCCCGCACCCTGGCCGTGACCCGCGGGCTGCCGGCGGGAATCTGCCCGACCACCGACGGCCAGCGCTGCCGCAGCGGTGGCGTCTGGGACGACGGTTGGCTGGTCTTCGTCGACGCCAATCGCAACGACCAGCGCGACGCGGGCGAGGCCGTCGAACGGATGCATCTGGATCCCTCGCCCGCGCTGCGCATCCACAGCAGCGCGCAGCGGCCGTTGGCGATGTTCCGTCCCAACGGCGGCAGCGGCGCCAGCAACCTGAGCCTGCGCATCTGCAGCGAGGACGGCCGCCTGCTCGGCGCGCTGGTGCTGAACAACACGGGCCGCCTGCGCCAGGCCAGCCCGGAGACGATCGGCGGCGGCTGTGGATAG
- a CDS encoding methyltransferase domain-containing protein encodes MDDVRTGVLPGLDSGSEWTRFLARTLRHPRIVGAVAPSSAALARAMLRAAAPLEGPVLELGAGTGVFSRALLQAGVPVQALHIVERLPEFAAELRARLPQVRVLESDAAALLPTQFAEPPALVVSGLPLRAMHETQIEAILSAVLGCCRPDLRFVQFSYGLRCPVPASILARVGLRAERLRWVPLNLPPAWVWRLRPVDHARD; translated from the coding sequence ATGGACGATGTGCGCACCGGTGTTCTGCCCGGCCTCGACAGCGGCAGCGAATGGACCCGCTTTCTCGCCCGCACCCTGCGACACCCGCGCATCGTCGGCGCGGTTGCGCCTTCCAGCGCGGCCTTGGCCCGCGCCATGCTGCGCGCCGCGGCGCCGCTTGAGGGCCCGGTGCTCGAGCTGGGCGCGGGCACCGGCGTGTTCTCGCGCGCGCTGCTGCAGGCGGGCGTACCGGTACAGGCCCTGCACATCGTCGAGCGCCTGCCGGAGTTCGCCGCCGAACTGCGCGCTCGGCTGCCGCAGGTGCGGGTGCTGGAAAGCGATGCCGCTGCACTGCTGCCGACTCAGTTCGCGGAGCCGCCTGCTCTGGTCGTATCCGGTCTGCCCTTGAGGGCGATGCACGAGACCCAGATCGAGGCCATCCTCAGCGCCGTGCTGGGCTGCTGCCGACCCGACCTGCGCTTCGTTCAGTTCAGCTACGGTCTGCGCTGTCCAGTGCCTGCGTCGATCCTTGCACGCGTGGGGCTGCGCGCGGAGCGCCTGCGCTGGGTGCCGCTCAACCTGCCGCCGGCCTGGGTGTGGCGACTGCGGCCGGTGGATCACGCCCGCGACTGA
- a CDS encoding HAMP domain-containing histidine kinase, which produces MKPRSLKRVLGVQWALFGGALLLGLCTVAALALYVLEDSFIDARLLAAERALAGEREPLPQVQLWRLEAFPAAKRERLAALKPGALREFRLDQDRYVHLRALTADAQGPRFLVFNAQEEMRVSEALWRAAPVLAVLLVLLLLHAAWLARRFVGRIEGAASGLLDALEREPSAASLRKAADTQPVAEFQRFGHALADALDARLAVLKREEETLRFLAHELRTPLQSARLAVETLAGRIDGVAEARLRRALQRLERASASVLWLGESTPVAEALEVAPILSTLVDEFAPLAAARGQRIEIGGDADVRWALPPAGIEAVLANLLINAIQHGAPGAIDISMGARRIAFRNATREGESHSGFGLGLELARRLLAKIEWTLEARFDDQSAELILRPLPTPATEALDPSSTPREIRAGALP; this is translated from the coding sequence ATGAAGCCGCGGTCGCTGAAGCGCGTGCTGGGCGTGCAGTGGGCACTGTTTGGCGGCGCTCTCCTGCTGGGCCTGTGCACCGTCGCGGCGCTGGCGCTGTACGTGCTGGAGGACAGCTTCATCGACGCCCGCCTGCTGGCGGCCGAGCGCGCGCTGGCGGGCGAGCGCGAGCCCCTGCCACAGGTGCAGCTGTGGCGGCTTGAGGCGTTCCCGGCAGCGAAGCGGGAACGCCTCGCCGCGCTGAAGCCGGGTGCGCTGCGCGAGTTCCGCTTGGATCAGGATCGTTACGTGCATCTGCGTGCGCTGACCGCCGACGCGCAGGGGCCGCGCTTCCTCGTGTTCAACGCGCAGGAGGAAATGCGCGTCAGCGAGGCCTTGTGGCGGGCAGCGCCGGTGCTCGCCGTGCTGCTGGTGCTTCTCCTACTGCATGCGGCCTGGCTTGCGCGGCGATTCGTTGGCCGCATCGAGGGCGCGGCCTCAGGCCTGCTGGACGCGCTGGAGCGCGAGCCCAGCGCTGCGTCACTGCGCAAGGCGGCGGATACCCAGCCCGTTGCCGAGTTCCAGCGCTTTGGCCATGCCCTGGCGGATGCGCTGGATGCGCGGCTTGCCGTGCTCAAGCGCGAGGAAGAGACGCTGCGCTTCCTCGCGCACGAGCTGCGCACGCCGCTGCAGAGCGCGCGGCTGGCGGTCGAGACCCTGGCGGGTCGAATCGACGGCGTCGCCGAAGCACGGCTGCGTCGAGCCTTGCAGCGGCTGGAGCGCGCCAGCGCGTCGGTGCTCTGGCTGGGCGAGTCGACACCGGTCGCCGAGGCGCTCGAAGTGGCGCCGATTCTCTCGACGCTCGTCGATGAGTTCGCGCCGCTTGCTGCAGCGCGGGGCCAGCGCATCGAGATTGGCGGCGACGCGGATGTGCGTTGGGCCTTGCCGCCTGCGGGCATCGAGGCGGTGCTCGCAAATCTGCTGATCAACGCGATCCAGCACGGCGCGCCGGGCGCGATCGACATCTCGATGGGCGCCAGACGGATCGCGTTCCGAAACGCGACCCGCGAGGGCGAAAGCCACTCGGGCTTCGGTCTGGGCCTTGAACTTGCGCGTCGGCTGCTGGCGAAGATCGAGTGGACGCTGGAGGCGCGCTTCGATGACCAGAGCGCCGAATTGATTCTGCGTCCGCTGCCTACGCCCGCGACTGAGGCCTTGGATCCTTCGAGCACGCCACGCGAAATCCGCGCCGGGGCTCTGCCTTGA
- a CDS encoding ATP-binding cassette domain-containing protein: MIAFRNLALRRGERLLISGLDAALHAGWRVGVIGRNGCGKSTLFAAIQGELEPDLGDIDLPGGLRMAAVAQETPSLPDPALDFVLGGDKPVAEALRAASEAEARGDHEAAATAHQTIEELGGYDARARAGRLLHGLGFPADTHERAVSSFSGGWRVRLNLARTLMTPADLLLLDEPTNHLDLDAVLWLEEWLKRFAGTVLVISHDREFLDGIATHTLHLHGGSGRLYSGDYTSFERQRAEQLRQQQIAFEREQAERAKLKAFIDRFKAKASKAKQAQSRVKRLEKLAGTEAVRAERGFEFSFAEPAKLPTPLLRLDQVDAGYGETTILRDVKFSLEPGDRIGLLGRNGAGKSTLVKTLAAEIAPLQGERIGHLELNIGYFSQHTVEQLTEGHSPLQHLVDIARGVGEAQLRAYLGGWNFAGDRVFEPVDGFSGGERARLALALIAWSKPNLLLLDEPTNHLDLDMREALADALAEFPGAILLVSHDRHLLGLVCDSWWRVSDGQVAPFEGDLDDYAAWLRKGSSAISASVAKSSASEPESGESKADRRRSAAENREREKPLRNRVKAIETRLDKIGRELVEIDTRLADPALYAGDKGEIQKLVQSQGKLRGERDALEEEWLTLQDALG, translated from the coding sequence ATGATCGCCTTCCGCAATCTCGCCCTGCGCCGCGGCGAACGTCTGTTGATCTCCGGCCTCGATGCCGCCCTGCACGCCGGCTGGCGGGTTGGCGTGATCGGCCGCAACGGCTGCGGCAAATCCACCCTCTTCGCTGCCATCCAGGGCGAACTGGAGCCCGACCTCGGCGACATCGATCTGCCCGGCGGTCTGCGGATGGCGGCGGTGGCGCAGGAGACTCCCTCCCTGCCCGACCCCGCCCTCGACTTCGTGCTGGGCGGCGACAAGCCCGTCGCCGAGGCCCTGCGCGCCGCCAGCGAGGCCGAAGCGCGCGGCGACCACGAAGCCGCCGCGACCGCGCATCAGACCATCGAGGAACTCGGCGGTTACGACGCCCGCGCCCGCGCCGGTCGACTGCTGCACGGCCTCGGCTTTCCGGCCGACACCCACGAGCGCGCCGTGTCGAGCTTTTCCGGCGGCTGGCGGGTGCGCCTGAATCTGGCGCGCACGCTGATGACGCCGGCTGACCTGCTGCTGCTCGACGAGCCCACCAACCACCTCGACCTCGACGCCGTGCTGTGGCTGGAGGAGTGGCTGAAGCGTTTCGCCGGCACCGTGCTGGTGATTTCGCACGACCGCGAATTCCTTGACGGCATCGCCACCCACACCCTGCACCTGCACGGCGGCAGCGGGCGCCTGTACAGCGGCGACTACACCAGCTTCGAGCGCCAGCGCGCCGAGCAGCTGCGCCAGCAGCAGATCGCCTTCGAGCGCGAGCAGGCCGAACGGGCCAAGCTCAAGGCCTTCATCGACCGCTTCAAGGCCAAGGCCAGCAAGGCCAAGCAGGCACAGTCGCGGGTCAAGCGGCTGGAGAAGCTGGCCGGCACCGAGGCCGTGCGCGCCGAGCGCGGCTTCGAGTTCAGCTTCGCCGAGCCGGCCAAGCTGCCCACGCCGCTGCTGCGCTTGGATCAGGTCGATGCCGGCTATGGCGAGACCACCATCCTGCGCGACGTGAAGTTCAGCCTGGAGCCGGGCGACCGCATCGGCCTGCTCGGCCGCAATGGCGCCGGCAAGTCGACCCTGGTCAAGACGCTGGCCGCCGAGATCGCGCCGCTGCAGGGCGAGCGTATCGGGCATCTCGAACTCAACATCGGCTACTTCAGCCAGCACACGGTCGAGCAGCTCACGGAAGGCCACAGCCCGCTGCAGCATCTGGTGGACATTGCCCGCGGTGTGGGCGAGGCCCAGCTGCGCGCCTATCTCGGCGGCTGGAACTTCGCCGGCGACCGCGTGTTCGAGCCGGTCGACGGATTCTCCGGCGGCGAACGCGCGCGTCTGGCGCTGGCGCTGATCGCATGGAGCAAGCCCAACCTGCTGCTGCTCGACGAACCCACCAACCACCTCGACCTCGACATGCGCGAGGCCCTGGCCGATGCGCTGGCCGAGTTCCCGGGCGCGATCCTGCTGGTCAGCCACGACCGCCATCTGCTGGGCCTGGTCTGCGACAGCTGGTGGCGTGTGTCCGACGGTCAGGTCGCGCCCTTCGAGGGTGACCTCGACGACTACGCGGCCTGGCTGCGCAAGGGCAGCTCCGCGATCAGCGCCAGCGTCGCCAAAAGCAGCGCCAGTGAGCCCGAATCGGGTGAATCCAAGGCCGATCGCCGCCGCAGTGCCGCCGAGAACCGCGAGCGCGAGAAGCCGCTGCGCAACCGCGTCAAGGCCATCGAAACGCGGCTGGACAAGATCGGCCGCGAGCTGGTCGAGATCGACACGCGCCTCGCCGATCCCGCCCTCTACGCGGGCGATAAAGGCGAGATCCAGAAGCTGGTGCAGAGCCAGGGCAAGCTGCGCGGCGAGCGCGATGCGCTGGAAGAAGAGTGGCTGACGCTGCAGGACGCGTTGGGCTGA
- a CDS encoding response regulator transcription factor, with product MSECRPERLRVLLVEDDLDIAAGLVDYFEARGIEAEHAYNAREAQARLLEGRFDLWLFDVQLPGEDGFSLCRRLKAAQPDSPPVLFLTARGALQDRLAGFEAGAVDYVIKPFEPAELVARIRALARHVPARAGGWIVAEGWRLDPQRGLLEHAGTQLQLSASAARLLRRLLQASPGCVSRAELGEALWGEAGEDDDLRTHLYALRRSLREAFGEAPIHSERGLGVRFGGAA from the coding sequence GTGTCTGAGTGCCGGCCCGAGCGCCTGCGCGTGCTGCTGGTCGAGGATGACCTCGACATCGCGGCAGGCCTGGTCGACTACTTCGAAGCGCGCGGCATCGAGGCCGAGCACGCCTACAACGCGCGCGAGGCGCAGGCGCGGCTGCTGGAGGGGCGCTTCGATCTCTGGCTGTTCGACGTGCAGCTGCCGGGCGAGGACGGCTTCAGTCTGTGCCGGCGCCTGAAGGCCGCGCAGCCCGACAGCCCGCCCGTGCTGTTCCTGACCGCGCGCGGCGCCTTGCAGGATCGCCTCGCCGGGTTCGAAGCGGGCGCTGTCGACTATGTGATCAAGCCCTTCGAGCCGGCCGAGCTGGTTGCGCGCATTCGCGCCCTGGCCCGACACGTGCCGGCGCGTGCGGGAGGATGGATCGTCGCCGAGGGCTGGCGCCTCGATCCGCAGCGCGGGCTGCTGGAGCATGCCGGTACGCAGCTGCAGCTGTCCGCCTCTGCGGCGCGATTGCTGCGCCGCCTGCTGCAGGCCAGCCCAGGCTGCGTCAGCCGCGCTGAGCTGGGCGAAGCGCTGTGGGGCGAAGCCGGCGAGGACGACGACCTGCGCACCCATCTCTACGCGCTGCGCCGCAGCCTGCGCGAGGCCTTCGGTGAGGCGCCCATCCACAGTGAGCGCGGCCTCGGCGTGCGCTTTGGCGGCGCCGCATGA
- a CDS encoding cystathionine gamma-synthase translates to MSKSSHAHHGLGTRAIHAGQSPDPTTGAVMTPIYATSTYVQRSPGDHQGFEYSRSHNPTRFAYEDCVAALEGGRRGYAFASGLAATSTALEVLDSGSHVICMDDVYGGTFRLFERVRRRSAGLEFSFVDLDNLNAVAAALRPNTKMIWCETPTNPMLKLVDIAKLAAFAREKGLILAVDNTFCSPILQRPLELGAHLVMHSATKYLNGHSDIVGGMLVVGDNSELEEKLTFLQNAVGGVQGPFDSFLALRGLKTLHLRMRAHCENALALAQWLETHPKVRRVIYPGLESHPQHALAKQQMHGFGGMISVVLDTDLAGTRRMMERCQLFALAESLGGVESLINHPAIMTHASVPAENRAKLGIHDNLVRLSVGVEDLVDLHAELEDALGAI, encoded by the coding sequence ATGAGCAAGTCCTCGCACGCCCACCATGGCCTTGGCACGCGCGCCATCCACGCCGGCCAGTCGCCGGACCCGACCACCGGCGCGGTGATGACGCCGATCTACGCGACCTCGACCTACGTGCAGCGCAGCCCCGGCGACCATCAGGGCTTCGAGTATTCGCGCAGCCACAACCCGACGCGCTTCGCCTACGAGGACTGCGTGGCCGCGCTCGAAGGCGGCCGCCGCGGCTATGCCTTCGCCTCGGGCCTCGCGGCTACGTCAACCGCGCTGGAAGTGCTCGACTCCGGCAGCCACGTGATCTGCATGGACGACGTGTATGGCGGCACCTTCCGCCTGTTCGAGCGCGTGCGTCGGCGCTCGGCGGGGCTGGAGTTCAGCTTCGTCGACCTCGACAACCTCAACGCCGTGGCCGCCGCGCTGCGGCCGAACACGAAGATGATCTGGTGCGAGACGCCGACCAACCCGATGCTGAAGCTGGTCGATATCGCGAAGCTTGCGGCGTTCGCGCGCGAGAAGGGTCTGATCCTCGCTGTCGACAACACTTTCTGCAGCCCGATCCTGCAGCGGCCGCTTGAGCTCGGCGCGCATCTGGTCATGCATTCGGCGACCAAGTACTTGAACGGCCACAGCGACATCGTCGGCGGCATGCTGGTGGTGGGCGACAACTCAGAGTTGGAGGAGAAGCTCACCTTCTTGCAGAACGCCGTGGGCGGCGTGCAGGGGCCCTTCGACAGCTTCCTCGCCTTGCGCGGCCTCAAGACCCTGCACCTGCGCATGCGCGCGCACTGTGAGAACGCGCTGGCGCTGGCGCAGTGGCTGGAAACGCATCCCAAGGTGCGCCGTGTGATCTATCCGGGGCTCGAATCGCACCCACAGCACGCGCTCGCCAAGCAGCAGATGCACGGCTTCGGCGGCATGATCAGCGTGGTGCTCGACACCGACCTGGCCGGCACGCGCCGGATGATGGAGCGCTGCCAGCTGTTCGCGCTGGCCGAATCGCTGGGCGGCGTGGAGAGCCTGATCAACCATCCGGCGATCATGACCCATGCGTCGGTTCCGGCGGAGAACAGAGCCAAGCTGGGCATCCACGACAACCTGGTGCGCCTGAGCGTCGGCGTTGAGGATCTCGTGGATCTGCACGCGGAGCTTGAGGACGCGCTCGGCGCGATCTGA
- a CDS encoding EAL domain-containing protein codes for MSAAAASPEEREGARLRRLRGLDLLDTDPEPLFDAIARVAAAVCGTPIALVSLVDRDRQWFKAQQGLGETRETPREWAFCDHAIRQAALLEVTDARRDPRFRRNPLVTGEPRIAFYAGAPVGLSSGDLLGTVCVIDRVPRQLQPHERAILTDLAAIAAHAIELRERGLRNVEHTREQLEQDVDSVQAMLAALAGREATFRGLAEQFPLGVFLTDAAGQCTYTNPRWQQLHGMRAEAALGLGWVSHLHPDDSSAVGQAWQLAASTQSAFDREYRVAPPSGGVRILHGHAAPMRDAQGALTGFVGSVNDITPQRRLEQRLRDSEALLDRANRLGGLGGWMYDLRSGQAVWTSETRRIHEVAADYRPTPRRALEFFPADQRTRIDEALRDVVRGHGPRSLELRMRTARARDIWVLASAEADFDETGRPLRLVGTLADITPRKTLELTLAEEHALLAVTLDSIGDAVLCADPNGCVLRLNPAAERLLGWRIEDARGRPVEAVFTLLDESGEQAMPNPVRLCLERGGVVGVGEYSVLRSRAGQEFMVEDSASPIRAADGRLHGVVLVFRDVSEQRRLVREMRHRAAHDSLTGLANRSEFERCLREALEGAQLAQQSHALLFIDLDQFKLLNDACGHSVGDEVLQRVSGVIAACIRSGDLLARLGGDEFGAILRHCRMDQAQRAAQQICERMEDFRFEHDGKRFRVGASIGLVPIEGDWPDIATLMQAADTCCYAAKEAGRGRVHAWMNTDEAMLRRRDSMRWASRIESALDEDRFELFAQRILPVSGERDPAGEHIEILLRMCENGSRVPPGAFLPAAERFHLATRIDRWVVRQVFAWLDAHPDAVETIATLAINLSGQSLGDRAFHRFVGQLLREARFDPRRLCFEITETAAITALAEASSFITELRRHGVRVALDDFGAGASSFGYLKQLPVDGIKIDGQFIRNLHLDALDRAAVDCFCQVARVLGLHTTAEFVDSEEVLGVLRELGVEHAQGYLLHRPEPLDALLPG; via the coding sequence GTGAGCGCTGCCGCGGCCTCTCCGGAGGAGCGCGAGGGCGCGCGTCTGCGCCGTTTGCGTGGGCTCGATCTGCTCGATACCGACCCCGAGCCGCTGTTCGATGCGATCGCGCGGGTGGCGGCGGCGGTCTGTGGCACGCCGATCGCCCTGGTCTCGCTGGTGGATCGCGATCGGCAGTGGTTCAAGGCCCAGCAGGGCCTGGGCGAGACCCGCGAAACCCCGCGCGAATGGGCCTTCTGCGACCACGCCATCCGGCAGGCCGCGCTGCTCGAGGTCACCGATGCGCGCCGCGATCCCCGCTTCCGCCGCAATCCCCTGGTGACGGGCGAGCCGCGGATCGCGTTCTATGCCGGTGCACCGGTGGGCCTGTCCAGCGGCGACCTGCTGGGGACGGTCTGCGTCATTGATCGCGTGCCGCGTCAGCTGCAGCCCCACGAGCGCGCCATCCTTACCGACCTCGCCGCCATTGCCGCCCACGCCATCGAGCTGCGCGAGCGCGGTCTGCGCAACGTCGAGCACACGCGCGAGCAGCTGGAGCAGGACGTCGACTCTGTGCAGGCCATGCTCGCCGCGCTGGCAGGGCGCGAGGCGACCTTCCGCGGCCTTGCCGAGCAGTTCCCGCTCGGTGTGTTCCTGACTGACGCAGCGGGCCAATGCACCTACACCAATCCGCGCTGGCAGCAGCTGCACGGCATGCGGGCCGAGGCCGCGCTCGGGCTGGGCTGGGTTTCGCACCTGCACCCGGACGACAGCAGCGCGGTCGGCCAGGCCTGGCAGCTGGCCGCCAGCACGCAGAGCGCCTTCGACCGCGAGTACCGCGTGGCACCTCCGAGCGGCGGCGTGCGCATCCTGCATGGGCATGCGGCGCCGATGCGCGATGCGCAGGGCGCGCTCACCGGCTTCGTCGGCTCGGTCAATGACATCACCCCGCAGCGCCGGCTTGAGCAGCGTCTGCGCGACAGTGAGGCCCTGCTGGACCGGGCCAATCGACTGGGCGGACTCGGCGGCTGGATGTACGACCTGCGCTCGGGTCAGGCGGTCTGGACCAGCGAGACGCGGCGCATCCATGAGGTGGCGGCCGACTATCGCCCGACCCCGCGGCGCGCGCTGGAGTTCTTTCCTGCCGATCAACGCACGCGCATCGATGAGGCCTTGCGCGACGTGGTGCGTGGGCACGGCCCGCGCAGCCTGGAGCTGCGCATGCGCACCGCCCGCGCTCGCGATATCTGGGTGCTGGCGAGCGCCGAGGCCGATTTTGACGAGACCGGACGACCGCTGCGGCTGGTCGGCACGCTGGCCGACATCACGCCGCGCAAGACGCTGGAGCTGACGCTTGCCGAGGAGCATGCGCTGCTGGCGGTGACGCTGGACTCGATCGGTGACGCCGTCCTCTGCGCTGACCCGAACGGTTGCGTGCTGCGCCTCAATCCTGCGGCCGAACGCCTGCTCGGCTGGCGCATCGAAGACGCGCGCGGACGGCCGGTCGAGGCGGTGTTCACCCTGCTCGACGAGAGCGGCGAGCAGGCCATGCCCAATCCCGTGCGCCTGTGTCTGGAGCGCGGCGGCGTGGTGGGCGTCGGCGAGTACAGCGTGCTGCGCAGCCGCGCCGGCCAGGAGTTCATGGTTGAGGATTCCGCCTCGCCCATCCGCGCTGCGGACGGTCGGCTGCACGGCGTCGTGCTGGTGTTTCGCGACGTCAGCGAGCAGCGCCGGCTGGTGCGCGAGATGCGGCATCGCGCCGCCCACGACAGCCTGACCGGGCTGGCCAATCGCAGCGAGTTCGAGCGCTGTCTGCGCGAGGCGCTGGAGGGCGCACAGCTTGCCCAGCAGTCCCACGCCCTGCTGTTCATTGATCTGGACCAGTTCAAGCTGCTGAACGATGCCTGCGGTCACTCGGTAGGTGACGAAGTGCTGCAGCGGGTCAGCGGCGTGATCGCTGCCTGCATCCGCAGCGGCGATCTGCTGGCTCGCCTCGGCGGCGACGAGTTCGGCGCGATTCTTCGCCACTGCCGCATGGATCAGGCCCAGCGCGCCGCCCAGCAGATCTGCGAGCGCATGGAGGATTTCCGCTTCGAGCACGACGGCAAGCGCTTCCGCGTTGGCGCCAGCATCGGGCTGGTGCCCATCGAAGGCGACTGGCCCGACATCGCCACCCTGATGCAGGCCGCCGACACCTGCTGCTACGCGGCGAAAGAAGCGGGACGCGGGCGCGTGCACGCCTGGATGAACACCGACGAGGCGATGCTGCGACGTCGCGACTCGATGCGCTGGGCCAGCCGCATCGAGTCCGCGCTGGACGAGGATCGCTTCGAGCTGTTCGCCCAGCGCATCCTGCCGGTCAGCGGCGAGCGCGATCCCGCAGGCGAGCACATCGAGATCCTGCTGCGTATGTGCGAGAACGGCAGCCGCGTGCCGCCGGGCGCTTTTCTGCCGGCCGCCGAGCGCTTCCATCTCGCGACCCGGATCGATCGCTGGGTCGTGCGCCAGGTCTTTGCCTGGCTCGATGCGCATCCCGACGCGGTCGAGACGATTGCGACGCTGGCCATCAACCTCTCCGGGCAAAGCCTGGGCGACCGCGCCTTCCATCGCTTCGTCGGCCAGCTGCTGCGTGAGGCGCGCTTCGATCCCCGCCGCCTGTGCTTCGAGATCACCGAGACCGCGGCGATCACTGCCCTTGCCGAAGCCAGCAGCTTCATCACCGAGCTGCGCCGGCACGGCGTGCGCGTTGCCCTGGACGACTTCGGCGCGGGCGCCTCCTCCTTCGGCTATCTGAAGCAGCTGCCGGTCGATGGCATCAAGATCGACGGCCAGTTCATCCGCAATCTTCACCTCGATGCGCTCGACCGCGCCGCCGTCGACTGCTTCTGCCAGGTCGCGCGCGTGCTCGGTCTGCACACCACGGCGGAGTTCGTCGACAGCGAAGAAGTGCTGGGCGTGCTGCGCGAACTGGGCGTGGAGCACGCCCAGGGTTACCTGCTGCATCGGCCCGAGCCCCTGGACGCGCTGCTGCCCGGCTGA